The Salmo trutta chromosome 22, fSalTru1.1, whole genome shotgun sequence genome contains the following window.
GTACAGACTACAGGGCCGTCACCCTGCCTGTTCTTTGTCTAACCAAGACCCTCTTGTGTTTTTCTCAGTGATGTTTGGCTATGCCACCACCATCATCCCCAGGATCTACACATACTACGTGTCTACGGCTCTGTTCGCCATCTTTGGTGTCCGCATGCTGAGAGAGGGGCTGAAGATGAGTCCAGACGAGGgccaggaggagctggaggaggtgcAGGCTGATATTAAAAAGAAGGATGAGGaggtctgtacacacacacggcCCATACCTACATTTGCATATTGTTATGCGTTTTCATATTACCCTGCTGTATCTTGTTCAAGGGATTCAATGTTTGGCTTGTATTCCTATTTCCTATAGCTGCAGATGTCTAAGCTGCTAAATGGGGCTGCAGATGTGGAGTCGGGCTCAGGATCAAGCCATCCTCAGAGGAAGTGGCACAGCTTCATCTCGCCTGTGTTCATCCAGGCCTTTACCCTCACCTTCCTGGCAGAGTGGGGAGACCGCTCTCAGCTCACCACCATCATCCTGGGTGCCCAGGAGGTGAGTCCTGACAGAGCCACTGTCGAGTCTGTCTGCTTGCCTAGTCAAAATGGGACATTCTGGCAAATGTTACACTGACTTCAAACCAAGGCTATAATGCTTAGGTGTGGCTGCAAAGCATTTTACAGTGGATACAAAGTCAGTTAATGATTATGGTCAGGATGAAGAGTTACTGTTTCTGTGTATACTCAAAAGGAATTATATTGTTAGGGAATTATTGTTGTGTGTTCTTTCTACTGTACTGTCATGCTTTTTGGTTCTGTGAGAATATTAAAGGTGTCATAAATCAATGCTCTGTCTCAGGATCCTTTTGGAGTGGCGGTGGGTGGTACTCTGGGACACTGTCTATGCACAGGATTGGCTGTGGTTGGAGGAAGGATGATTGCACAGAAGATTTCTGTCAGAACTGgtaatgttttattttctttctttcagtGTTCCTGGTCAAGTAGTCGTCATCAGCCTATACTGTAATACATGTAGTAGTCATCATAGCCTATACTGTAATATATGTAGTAGTCATCATAGCCTATACTGTAATACATGTAGTAGTCATCATAGCCTATACTGTAATACATGTAGTAGTCATCATAGCCTATACTGTAATACATGTAGTAGTCATCATAGCCTATACTGTAATACATGTAGTAGTCATCATAGCCTATACTGTAATACATGTAGTAGTCATCATAGCCTATACTGTAATACATGTAGTAGTCATCATAGCCTATACTGTAATACATGTAGTAGTCATCATAGCCTATACTGTAATACATGTAGTAGTCATCATAGCCTATACTGTAATATATGTAGTAGTCATCAGAATTGTGTTATGGACTGtttttctctccccctcagttACAATCATTGGTGGGATCATGTTCCTTGCCTTTGCCTTCTCTGCCCTCTTCATCAAACCGGATGCTGGATTCTAATTGGAGGGAAGACTTTCAGGCAAATGTTGTACATATCTGTAAAGCTCAACTATGTTTATTTAGTGTGTGGGTGGTTGAGAGGGAGAAATATGGAGAATATTCTCTAATGGGACTGAGCGAGTGTGTGTGATTTCTGTTCTCTTGTCTTACTAAGTCTGTGATCCCTCACCGGTCTGAGTCCTGTGGCCTACACCAAGAACAAGACTTACCTCTCCCTCACACTCAGGCCCATCAGTACTGAGCTTGGGTCTGTTTATTCATTAATTCCCCATCCTTATTATTATATTATGCTTTAAAGTCC
Protein-coding sequences here:
- the LOC115158532 gene encoding transmembrane protein 165 — protein: MLLLADVRDGRANRSVICVLLPMAIAVLLSVGVAGIQEEHKHVQEQTPQEKAPTAHAIGPEVSGNDSSKSENLGFIHAFVAAISVIIVSELGDKTFFIAAIMAMRYNRLTVLLGAILALGFMTCISVMFGYATTIIPRIYTYYVSTALFAIFGVRMLREGLKMSPDEGQEELEEVQADIKKKDEELQMSKLLNGAADVESGSGSSHPQRKWHSFISPVFIQAFTLTFLAEWGDRSQLTTIILGAQEDPFGVAVGGTLGHCLCTGLAVVGGRMIAQKISVRTVTIIGGIMFLAFAFSALFIKPDAGF